The Hahella sp. HNIBRBA332 genome window below encodes:
- a CDS encoding LysR family transcriptional regulator, producing MDKLRALRFFDHVGKTGSFSDTARYFDIPVSSVTRQIQALEEELGARLLHRTTRVVKLTEIGEIYLQHCSQILRSLDNADELIANYRSTPSGVLRISCSPSYGESRIVPILPEFEALYPEIIIDIDLTDKVVDIMRDTVDIAVRAGQIPDERVVAKYIDDNNFSLAASDAYLSRYGTPRQIEDLSEHRAIFFRTSEQVLYWQANINGRWRQVDIRPALITSSPRLLRQWASEGKGLAMMPNWALRSGALPAGFHILELDYPLHVSRATQLGIYLLYQRPKYAVPKVKAAVDFLVSRLAQD from the coding sequence ATGGATAAACTCAGAGCGCTACGTTTTTTCGATCACGTGGGGAAAACCGGTAGTTTCAGCGATACCGCTCGATACTTTGACATCCCCGTATCCAGCGTCACCCGCCAGATTCAGGCATTGGAGGAAGAGCTGGGCGCACGTTTACTACACCGCACCACCCGGGTGGTGAAGCTCACGGAAATCGGCGAGATCTATCTCCAGCATTGCAGCCAGATATTGCGCAGCCTGGATAACGCAGATGAACTCATCGCCAATTACCGCAGCACCCCTTCCGGCGTCTTGCGCATCAGCTGCAGCCCCTCTTACGGAGAGAGCCGGATCGTGCCCATTCTGCCTGAGTTCGAGGCGCTTTATCCCGAAATCATCATTGATATCGACTTGACGGATAAGGTGGTCGACATCATGCGGGATACCGTGGACATCGCCGTACGCGCCGGCCAGATTCCAGATGAACGGGTGGTGGCCAAATACATTGATGACAACAACTTCTCCCTGGCCGCCTCCGACGCCTATCTGAGTCGTTACGGAACACCGCGCCAAATAGAGGACTTAAGCGAACACAGGGCGATTTTCTTCCGCACTTCCGAGCAAGTGCTTTACTGGCAGGCCAATATCAATGGTCGCTGGCGGCAGGTGGATATACGTCCGGCGCTGATCACCAGTTCTCCTCGATTACTGCGGCAGTGGGCCAGTGAGGGCAAAGGACTGGCGATGATGCCGAATTGGGCGCTTAGGTCAGGCGCTCTTCCAGCCGGGTTTCACATCCTGGAGCTGGATTACCCTCTGCACGTCAGTCGCGCTACGCAACTCGGCATTTATCTTCTATATCAGCGCCCCAAATACGCGGTTCCCAAAGTCAAAGCGGCGGTGGACTTCCTGGTTTCCAGGCTGGCGCAGGACTAG
- a CDS encoding glycerol-3-phosphate dehydrogenase/oxidase translates to MQLRDNNLSKLRRFSFDALVIGGGVNGAVSAAAMSARGLKVALIDRGDFAGFTSQESSNLAWGGIKYMETYEFGLVRKLCMSRNKLMRSYPSTVQEIRFFTTIKKGFRYPPWFLYLGGVLYWFMGNGFTRFPHYLTPERIGREEPIVNTEGCTGGFEYSDAFLHDNDARFVFNFIRRAMDYGCIAANYVESISAQWADRIWTINARDNISGEEFQIRAGLLINACGPFVDEHNRLTGQTTKYRHAFSKGIHLIVDRITENKRVLTFFADDGRLFFVIPMGPKTCIGTTDTRMESPYATVTPEDRKFVLDNINARLRLPQPLTESDVVAERCGVRPLAVQGDNGAKTDWLQLSRKHVIEVNAETRHISIFGGKLTDCLNVGDEICQTAAALGMYPPYPDKIWYGEPPNQVKEEFMHQARLMDLDSLTPPSSSEKLSIRLWRRYAAHAFDLLETIRADPRQAELLIENAEYLRCEIEQAARREMVTRLDDFLRRRSKISLVVRRDKIKSAQGLQEACRILFGDEADKKWAEYFKETSA, encoded by the coding sequence ATGCAGCTCAGAGACAATAATCTCAGCAAGCTCCGCCGCTTCAGTTTCGATGCCCTGGTGATTGGCGGCGGTGTCAATGGCGCGGTCTCCGCCGCCGCCATGTCCGCACGGGGATTGAAAGTAGCCCTCATAGATCGGGGCGACTTCGCCGGCTTCACCAGTCAGGAATCCTCCAACCTGGCCTGGGGCGGCATCAAGTACATGGAAACCTACGAGTTCGGTCTGGTGCGCAAACTCTGTATGTCGCGCAACAAGTTAATGCGCAGCTATCCCTCCACGGTGCAGGAAATCCGCTTCTTCACCACGATTAAAAAAGGATTTCGTTATCCGCCCTGGTTTCTCTATCTGGGCGGTGTACTGTATTGGTTTATGGGTAACGGATTCACGCGCTTCCCCCACTATCTGACGCCGGAGCGGATCGGTCGTGAAGAGCCAATTGTCAACACGGAGGGCTGCACGGGCGGTTTCGAATATTCCGACGCGTTTCTGCATGACAACGACGCCCGCTTCGTCTTCAACTTCATTCGTCGCGCCATGGATTACGGTTGTATCGCCGCCAATTACGTGGAATCCATCAGCGCGCAATGGGCGGACCGCATCTGGACCATCAATGCCCGGGATAATATCTCCGGGGAAGAATTTCAAATCCGCGCAGGATTGTTGATCAACGCCTGCGGTCCCTTCGTCGATGAGCACAATCGACTGACCGGACAGACGACCAAATATCGGCACGCCTTTTCCAAAGGCATACACCTTATTGTCGACCGCATTACGGAAAACAAGCGAGTGCTGACATTTTTCGCCGATGACGGTCGTCTGTTTTTCGTCATCCCCATGGGGCCGAAAACCTGCATCGGCACAACGGACACGCGTATGGAATCCCCCTATGCGACAGTGACGCCGGAAGACCGCAAGTTTGTGCTGGACAATATCAATGCGCGCCTGCGCCTGCCGCAACCTTTAACGGAAAGCGATGTGGTGGCCGAACGATGCGGCGTTCGGCCGCTGGCGGTGCAAGGCGACAATGGCGCCAAAACGGATTGGCTGCAGTTGTCGCGCAAACACGTGATTGAGGTCAATGCTGAGACCCGCCACATCAGTATCTTCGGTGGCAAGCTCACAGATTGTCTGAATGTGGGAGATGAGATCTGCCAGACCGCCGCCGCGCTTGGGATGTATCCGCCCTACCCCGATAAAATCTGGTACGGGGAGCCTCCCAACCAAGTGAAAGAGGAGTTCATGCATCAGGCTCGACTCATGGATCTCGACAGCCTGACGCCGCCGTCCTCTTCGGAGAAACTGTCTATCCGGTTGTGGCGGCGTTACGCCGCCCACGCCTTTGACCTGTTGGAAACCATTCGCGCAGATCCCAGGCAAGCGGAGCTACTGATAGAAAACGCAGAGTACCTGCGCTGCGAGATTGAACAGGCGGCGCGCCGGGAAATGGTGACCAGACTGGATGACTTTCTACGCCGAAGATCGAAAATATCTTTGGTGGTGCGGCGTGATAAAATAAAAAGCGCCCAAGGTTTGCAGGAAGCCTGCCGGATTCTGTTCGGTGACGAAGCGGATAAAAAGTGGGCGGAATATTTTAAAGAAACAAGCGCTTAG
- a CDS encoding 1-acyl-sn-glycerol-3-phosphate acyltransferase, with protein sequence MSTFDDIRPYRDDEVPQVISRLRHDEQLVRAIEHYKFPRLSKYCRSLTSFMVRRNLQHNLRRINTIHDVQNMVAGFMINTVRKTTSGFTYEGLDKLPKDRAFLFISNHRDIAMDPALVNFALYQSGRELVEIAIGDNLLSNPLVSDIMRLNRSFIVKRSVEGHKAKLQALTQLSAYIDHTLSQNRSIWIAQREGRAKNGLDKTDPAIIKMLNIYGRKQGMAFADTIKRMNIVPVSISYEYDPCDLLKAKELQAREQSEYVKGEGEDIASIIRGISCPKGRVHIAFGEPLQQDFEDAEEVAAAIDRQITRNYKLFPSNILAFEQLKTLSESFAHLQEESLHRLQELAGQARQAWDNLDRDEMGQKASEFSDRVGGYPNLLQRYILEMYANPLINKFAGAPGDSAPQT encoded by the coding sequence ATGAGTACATTTGATGATATTCGTCCCTATCGGGATGATGAAGTTCCTCAGGTGATCTCGCGGCTGCGCCATGACGAGCAACTCGTCCGGGCCATAGAACATTACAAGTTTCCCAGGTTATCCAAATACTGCCGCAGTCTCACCTCGTTCATGGTAAGACGCAATCTGCAGCACAATCTGCGCAGAATCAACACGATACACGACGTTCAGAATATGGTGGCGGGGTTCATGATCAACACCGTCAGGAAAACCACCTCCGGCTTCACGTACGAAGGTCTGGACAAGCTTCCCAAAGATCGCGCGTTTCTGTTTATCAGCAACCATCGCGATATCGCCATGGATCCAGCGCTGGTTAACTTCGCGCTGTATCAATCCGGCCGCGAGCTTGTGGAAATCGCCATCGGCGACAACCTGCTGTCGAACCCTCTGGTTTCCGACATCATGCGCCTGAACCGCAGCTTTATCGTGAAGCGTTCGGTGGAAGGGCACAAGGCCAAGTTGCAGGCGTTAACCCAGCTTTCCGCTTACATTGATCATACGCTTTCCCAAAATCGCTCCATCTGGATTGCACAGCGGGAAGGCAGGGCAAAGAATGGCCTGGATAAAACCGATCCGGCCATCATCAAGATGCTCAATATTTATGGGCGCAAGCAAGGCATGGCCTTCGCCGACACCATCAAACGCATGAATATCGTGCCGGTGTCCATTTCCTATGAATACGACCCCTGTGATCTGCTCAAAGCGAAAGAGCTGCAGGCGCGGGAGCAGTCCGAGTATGTGAAGGGCGAAGGCGAGGACATCGCCAGCATCATTCGCGGCATTTCCTGCCCAAAAGGTCGCGTGCACATCGCCTTTGGCGAGCCATTGCAACAGGATTTTGAAGATGCGGAAGAAGTGGCCGCCGCGATCGACCGGCAGATCACCCGAAATTACAAGCTCTTCCCCTCCAACATTCTGGCGTTTGAGCAGTTGAAGACGCTGAGCGAGTCTTTCGCTCACCTACAGGAAGAATCACTGCATCGTCTGCAGGAGCTGGCGGGACAGGCTAGACAGGCTTGGGATAACCTGGACCGGGATGAGATGGGGCAAAAAGCCTCAGAGTTCTCCGATCGGGTCGGCGGTTACCCTAACCTGCTGCAACGCTACATTCTGGAAATGTACGCCAATCCTTTAATCAACAAGTTCGCCGGCGCCCCGGGAGACTCCGCGCCGCAAACCTGA